CGCCTTCGCCCCTGCCACCCTGGTCACCCCGCTGGGAGCCCTCAGTGTGCTAGTGAGGTACGACCAACCAAGTTAGAACTGCTCTGCTCCATCACTGGAACTGGGCATCGCTGGAATAACCGTGTTGATAAAGGGAAACGGGGTTTGAACCCTGCTTTGCCACTAAAGTAAAAAGAGATGGAGGACTCTGTAGTAAGCGACGATTTATAGGTCATGGGGAAGTTGTTTTAGAGCATAAAGAATGTGCATCTGTGGTACGCCAACAACAGCATCCCAGAGGCCTTTGAATAGATAGCTCACGCCGTTATCGAGGCTATGTTCATCATTCCGTACCCACTCCAACCTAACCTGATGGGGAGCTGGGTGGAGCTGTcacaaggggaggaggggggggattgcGAATGCGGGCGTGGCTTTTCTGAGCGTCGCCTTGTCGTTGCAGTGCGGTCCTGTCCTCGTACTTCCTGTCGGAGCGTCTGAACCTGCACGGGAAGCTGGGCTGCCTGCTGAGCATCCTGGGCTCCACCGCCATGGTGATCCACGCgccccaggaggaggagatcagCCGGCTGGAGCACATGGCTCAGAAGCTGGTGGACCCAGGTACGAGAGGTTTACCTGTGGGGACGAACAAAGTAATCATCTTCGGTTGCCTTATCGTAGGATTGGATACTTCAGCCTACTTGCTGCTCAATGTTTCTGATACTACTGGGACTCGGTCCTAACCCTTACCTTGTGCCAGGCTAATCCAAACCCTCTTGCTCATTCCCCCTGTAGGGTTTGTGGTCTTCGCCACGTTAGTCATCATCGTGGCCCTCATCTTCATCTTCGTGGTGGGCCCGCGCCACGGCCAGACCAACATCATGGTGTACATCACCATCTGCTCGGTGATCGGAGCGCTGTCCGTGTCGTGCGTGAAGGGGCTGGGCATCGCCATCAAGGAGGCCATCGCCGGGGTGTCGGTGGTGGGGAACCCCCTGTTCTGGATCCTGCTGCTGGCTCTGGTGGCCTGCGTCAGCACCCAGATCAACTACCTGAACAAGGCCCTGGACATCTTCAACACGTCCCTGGTGACGCCCATCTACTACGTGTTCTTCACCACGTCGGTGCTCACGTGCTCGGCCATCCTCTTCAAGGAGTGGGAGCACATGGGCACGGCCGACGTCATCGGCACGCTCGGCGGCTTCCTCACCATCATCGTGGGCATCTTCCTGCTGCACGCCTTCAAGGACGTCAAcgtcagcctctcctccctggccgTGTCCATGAGGAAGGACGACAAGGGGACGCCGGCGGGCGGCGCGCCCAACGGCCTGGCCTCTCACAGCCCCTACGAGCTGCTGCTGCGGAGCGACTCCACCGAGGATatggaggacagggaggtgGGCCTGCCCTTCGATAGCCTCTCCAGAAGGAACGGCGTGATGACTTCCTCTTAGGGCCCGGAGGGGGATGTAGCTGTGGCCGACCCCCTTTGGGACAGGAAGTAGATTTGAATCTCCTCCATTAGGGACAGGAAGTACCGGTACCTCTAGCGCCCCCACCAGGGACAACAGAACCATTACATTGGTGTGTGGACGTTTCATGTatatttgaaaaaaaagaaaaaacttaaGACAATCAACACTAATGGAGGTGGCTAATAACTTGGATGGACCAATCGATTGTACGTAATTTTAATTTGCCTTATTTTCTCAGAATATGACTTGACTACATGGTTGTTCTCCATCACATTCCCATGTAGCTTTGTAGTTCTATAAGTTTTTGAAAACCTTTTGTTATACTTCATGTACAGAGATCTGCTTATACATGCACTGAGTTTCTTTCTACAAATAAATTAatctacacttttttttttgtttttgtaaaaataaaatagaaaCGTGACAAAAAATACAATACTTTTTTGAAATATGAGGTGCTGAAGAGCATGGCTAACGTAACCTTACACACAAGAGCCAAATGAAATTAATTTGAAAAATTAGTTTTAGTTTACTGTAAAATATTAACTTCTGTACTGACATCATATGGATGGTAAACGTTCTCAAAGTACTCAGGATGGCGGGTCAGTTGATATTTATGTATAGccctttctcctttccctctccacatcctttCCTCTGCCTTccagccagacacacagccttcaTCCTCTCTGAATCATTTATATCGACTGTCTTATTATAGTCACACAAAAAAAAGGCTTCATATTCCATAAAGCACATAAGGTCTAGGGATTCAATAGTGTTCTTGTGCTCGAACGTGAGATATGTTGAATATCACCATTGACCTTTTCGTATTGTTTACAAAGCAAAGCCCTCTTAAGTAGAACAAAGACATTTGTTACATATTTATTGGGTTAAAATGATTAAAACAATTCCAACACAAAAAGGCACAGTGAATAAATGATTGTAAGAACTTGGTTATCTTCCAAAATGTCCTTTTTAAGATGATAGGTTATAGCATGCAAATGTTAAACATAATATAGAAAATATAAACGACTTTAACCCCCACCTGTTGGCTACTATTCCCCATTGATACTATATTTGTTCACCACTGGAAATCTTTAAATAATCATTTGATAAAAGTCTTATCCCCCTCCCTGATCTGTAGCTTTCCATAAGTATAAAACAGAATGTAAAGTTTCACAACAAAAAAACCCCAATGAAAATTGCTTTTCATTTTGATAAGGCACAAGTGAGTACAAAAATCACGACAAACAATATAAAGAAAAGTTGGGCCACTTAGTATTATGGGCTACTTAGACATAATGGTCCACAGCTGCTTGAGACAAAGCAGATGAGAGGAATATTTCTGTCTGGTCTGGTCAAGCCGAACTATTGAAAACATTGCTGGTCCAAGATGGCGGACGGTTGGCGGTCGGTTGTAGCTTCAGTTACTGGCCAGTGATTGGTGGATGGGCGGTTGGAAGCATCGCACATGCTCCACTGGCATGTTCTCACCATCCCCTGACTTCAGGTACTTGTTCAGAATGGCGAAGATCTCGTCATTGAGTATTTGAAACTTGCGAATTCGGTCCACCATCTTCTTAAGAGGCTGAAGACGAcacaggagagaggtgaggttcCAATTAGAGCATTGTAGCACGTAGTTGACATTGGATTTCACATTTCCattattatttacattttggaACATTGATGTTGCTTGAGGGGTAAAGGGGGAAAAGGACTACAAGATAAAACATAAAACCCAAGGATTCTAAGAGCGTAACAATAAAAAACTAGCGCGATTCTGGTTCCTAAAAAggtgaaaaaaaacatgtaaaaaaacaacaacaaaaacaattgtAACCCTGGTAACAGGCAGAACGAGATGTGAGCAGCCCCTTACCACGCTCTTAATGATCTCGTCCTTGCCATCGTGCTTCTGGACCTTCAGGAGGTGGTAGCTGAAGTCCAGGATGTCAAAGCGCCTCTGCTGCCCCAGGAGAGCGATGATCATGCAACCGGCCCAGTGCAGCCCGTCTCCGAAGCACTGCCTAAGACACAACAGAGCCTTTAAAGGGACGGTACGCTCAAAAAGGTTCTGTGTTGAGTCACCATTGCCTTGAGAGTGACTGATTAAACCATCACCTCAACACAgaagaaatacaaaaaataaatgataCACCAGCACGATAAAGCTTTAGAAAGTCAACTCAAAAACGGTCAAAACAAAAGCAGCCATCCGTCTCCAGGGACTCACTCCACGGTGAACTCGTGGGCTCCGACAGGGATGCAGTAGACAAACTGCATGGCGCTCCACAGGCGGTGGAACTCCACGCACTCGTCCACGTGCATCACGCCGTTGCTGGGCAACGGGCCTCGCCAGATGGGGTCGTCCAGGAACCCGCGGACCCGCGTGAGGATGACCTCGAACATGGACAGGCCGCAGCACAGCCTCTCTTTGGTCAGCAGGTCGCCCTCGCGAGCGATGGCGATTTGCTGTGTCgggggggaagaaggggaagagggggagggagggggagggaagcaggggtACAGGTTGGGGCGTGAGCGAAGAGAGGTGCTGGAGATCCCGGTCCTGGAGAGATGAGCTGGAgacggggtggagagggggtgaTGAGGACTCACCTGAGGGGTGCCCAGACGCTCGATCAGGGGCACCAGGTGCAGGGCCGTGTACTTGGCCTCCAGGCGCTTCATCTTGGCGTCAAGGCGTTCGCCCTCTGAAATGCGAGGTCCCAATTATTCTTTTCTTTCCCGACTGACAACTGAAGAGATATTGAATGCGGGGCTCAcacactgccctcacacacgcttacacactcCCACACGCTTGATAAGGAACAGGTACCTTTGACGTGGACTCTGGGGAGAATGTTCTGGAAGGGTGCAGCGTGCAGAAGAtcacacacctcctcctgcGACTGGAAGACACACGGGACACAGAGCAGAAGGGTTTACAACACGGACACCAGACCCTGTTTGAGGCCTTCGTGATCCGTGACCGGAATACAAATGACAGCATCCTGTCAGGGAGAGCTAACTCGTCTCAAGCGGTTTCCTGTGTAGGCAGAGGGAGGCTTGATTTGCCTGTCCGTTGTTTCGACTGACACATCTCATAACCTGACCAGACACCCAGGTGTGTGGCCTAATAAGatgggtgtatttatttatttttttctaagATCTATTTTTGGGGGGCCTTTTTCCTTGGCTTTACTCTACAAGAGACGGCGCAGAGAAGACACGCAGGAAAGGCTTCCGGGCCGGATTCGTACCCAGTGCACTGAGAGTCAGGGCTTCAACCTACACGGTGCGCGCGAGCTAGCGGGGCCATCTAGCGACGCACCTCTCCTGACACGAACGTCCTACCAACAGCCAGCAGAAGATGGCGCTGATGAGCTGGAGACGGGACTCGCACGGCGCTCATCAAGAAGCTGGGTTTACGAAGCTCGTTAAGACTTCCAGGGGGCGGATTTGGAAAGACAACGCTGCAAGACAGAGGCGCCTCTGGAAAACGCGAAACTATTTGGCGCGTACGCGTAGGGGCCGTCGGTGACATTGAAACGCCGGGTTTGTCCATACCAGGCTTTGCTCGCTCAGGAGGCAGAAGAGGAGGGCGTTGCCGACCTCCCTCAGGTTCTGGAAGCACACGGTCTTCAGCTCGGCATACTCCACTATGTCCTTCAGCTGGTGGTGGAAGAACTCCAGGATCcctggagggaaaggagggttTTTTTAATACCGTTTTTAAGTGAAGCGTGACAAGGAAAggcaagggcagagagaggggaaggcgtGAAGCAAAGGGGCCCCCCGGCCGGATTCGAAGCACCACAAGTTCTACAGAGCAACGATTTAGCATATACCCACAATAGTATCTAGATTACAGTAGCTAGCTGTACAGTGTAAGGAGACCAAAAATAGGAATACTACAGTGCAATAATAACATCTCCGTTCCTTAACTGCAGTCTTACAATGAGGTCTTAATGACAGCCGTGCCTAGTAGTGTAGTGCATAGTGCAGCAGAAACAACATATGTCACATGTTGGTGACGTCATATCTATTGCAAAACAGCACACGTCCTCATTAATGGTCGACTATTGATCATCCGTGACTCATTTGTACCAGCTGTTTATTTGTCATTTCTGTCTTACACAAGACACAAGtgacacacccatacacacctcGCAGTGGGCTCactttaatctctctctcacacacacacacactcacactccctCACCTGGGGAGCCGTACTCATGGCGAGGCAGACGGCAAATCTTGGgcatcacctccatcagggtCTTCACGTACTGCATGATGGTGCCTtggagctgggagggagagcagcGTTAGTGAGGCCGGGCTCCACAACCCCAGAACATGCCCCAACCCCCAAGAGGACCGtgtcccatcccctccccttcccccaacCAGCCCCAAAATGTCCTTGGTGCCAACACCGCCCCCACAGCCCCCGCCCCGCCTCACCAGGCTCTTGACGACCTTCAGcagctcctccatcaccacggCGATGCCCTGGTAGCCTAGCAGCCGGCACATGGCCTTGATGTGAGGGGGGCCCACGAAGTTCCTGTAGTAGCCGAACACACTGCTGTAGGCCAGGTTcagggcctggaggagggacacacacacgacacaagaCAGGCCTGATTACAACCCGCTCTCTCCacatcccctccctctcactctgtgTCCACAGAGCCGGCGGTGATTAGCGGCTGGGGGCGAGGTGAGGCATCTGGCGGAGACAGAGCGATAAGACTGATGCTGATTATTCGAGGTAGGGCAGGTAACACTCTGGGCTGAGCGTCGTGATGCGAGCAGATGTTCTCGAGAGCGGGTAATTATTATTCACGGGCTCTGATCGTCTCCGGCGGGATTGGAGTTGGTGTGAGCCTGGCGTGACTCATCCCTCTGGCTCcaaggagagctggaggagagcagcAACAGGCCGATGTCGGAGTGTAGCGCAACTTGAACCACCCCCGTCTGTCGACGACGCACAGGGCAGCGGAACAATAGATGGCACAGGGAGATGGGGACTGGCCATTGAATGGCAACATTATGCCGTCATTGACTAAATCCTGTTTTTCCAGCCAATGAGACAAACCGAACTGAATATGTGCACAAAAGACTGTGATGATTAGAATTCACTTGTGGCACAAACCGCACCTGCTTGTttgtctccccctcctttcttcccttctggattctctctctccctctctctctctcccttcctcccgcctctctccctccccttttcttGATCTATTCCCCTCCCTTCccgtctccttccatctctcacactcaacacacacacacacacgagagccctctctccctccaacagtCAGCCGTGAGAGGAGTGTGCTGGTGCTCAGAAGCGGGCAGGGCTGGCAGGGTGGGAAGCCCAGACACAGCGTGCTGTGGTGTCCGCGCGGCAGACCCtccagagcagagggagagcagggggacccACAGGGGGAAGGACGGAGCAGCCAGGACAGAGATCATGACCCAGGAGCGCGTCCAAACAGGCAGTCGCCGGCCAGTCGGAACCCGAGGCACCCAGCTTCCACGGCAACAGCAGCTGTGATCAGCCAACCAGCACACACCGCAACGGTACGTCTCTGAACGCCACACAGCTGAAATCTCTGGGCATGTTGCTACGGGTTACCAGCAATGCAGGCACTATTGAATGTTTTGAGGAAGTTTTTACCACATCTTTATTTCTGTGTCAAAGTAATTTATTTAATGGGACCAAGAATGGAAAGTTTTatttttgaataaaaaaaagctttttataTTTTAACTGCAATGGTGAAATGGTTGAATTGCTAAAAGTCATTAGTAATTTCATTGAAAGTATTTAGCCAGACACTGTACATTGATGAaggaaaaaaattatataaCTGTCAAGGTCAACCGGTGAAATGTTACATCGCTGTATGTGATCTGTTAATTCCTACTGGTCAGTTGAGATTCTCAGTCGCAAACAACTGTCACCTACCTCCCTGCTGTATCAGTTCACAGCTATGATGTATTTATACTAAACACATTATTAAACTAATTGAATATTAAATCATTGCACCTCATAGGCTAATTATTTGATAAATGGTTGGTAGAAGTTGGCAAGATTCCACACGAGTGTGAAGACTGTTAATATACCTTAAAACATAATATATACCTGACGGTGTGACATGCAAGTCAAGCCTGCAGAATCTTCCAGCAGAAAGATCTGGTTTGAAGTGAGAGGCCTCACATTGCTTTCAAAGCGCCGTGATTCTGACAGGCCAAACTCCACTGAGGTGTTTGAAGTACAGGGTCACCTCTAGAGTCTGCTGCTACCTGACTTCAAACCTTTTcaccaacctggcaaccaccTGATATCTCACCCTTTCACCAAACTGGCAACACCACACTGGAGCTGCCAAGGCAGTCTGTACACGGAACACAAGCCATCCGCTCGGAGGCCAAATAAACAAAAGAACATTTCATTTTGTACACTCTCTTAGAGAGAAAATAAGGCTATACAACTGGTGACTAGAAACAACCTCCTTCAGATTGCTCGAGAGATTGCTCCAGCACTAGAAGAGCTGATTGCAGTTTTTATGAAATCGTTCGGTAGGTAGCCTTGAGGGCTCCGGTAGCCCTTGTGTTTATGACAAGTGGTGCAATCATGAAGCAAAACGCCTGATGGAGGATAAAATCTGAAGGTCTCAAGCTGTTTTGAAAAGAAGCTGGAGACCATGTTCATCACACAAGAAGCAGAAACGACATTATGTTGAGAATAtccctctgacctctctctccccccaaccccTTTCATTTCAGAGCGTATTTCAGCAGCTGCAGacgaagaaaaaacaaacagattCCACCCTCAAGGAAAGACCCAAGACAGGCTTCAGAAGCCGGGAAACCGTcccgacgggggggggggggggggggggagagacgttGCCATGACGATCTCCGTGCACAACATCTCGACCACCTCGGCCCGGGTGAGCTGGCCGGCCGCCCCCGGTTGCCTGGACACCTTCTACAGCGTCATGTACCACCCCAACTGGAACAGCCTGCTCATGGGCTACACCCGCAAGAGCTTCCTGAGGGAGGAGCGCGTCCCCGTGACCCAGACCAGCGCCAGCCTGCTCCACCTGGCCCCGCAGACCACCTACATCCTGTGTGTGACCTGCCAGGCGGCCAACCCGCTCCGAGACCAGTGCCAGGTGTTCAGCACCCCGAGGGAGGGCGGCGGCCAGAGGCAGGACGGCTCCGGGTGGGAGATGGCGATGGGCGTGTGGATGGCCAgcagtctcctcctcctggtcatcGCCGGGGTGCTCCTCTGGGGGTGCCTCCACTCCATATGCCCCTTCCCCTCCCAGGCGTCCGGCGAGGGctacccctgctcctccagcgcCCTGCCCCAGGGGGCCCAGGGCAGCCCAGGGTGCCTGTACACCCCCAGCAGCAGCGAGGAGGACGACTCCAAGCAGGTCACCGTCTTGGGGAACCCCCTCCACTCGGTCCCGACGCCCGGACACGGACACGCCCGTGGTCACGAGTTGAGGACACTGAGCCCGCAGACTGAGGGACAGCCCGTCTGACCCCGGCCCTTCCCTGCTGGCGCCGTCCCCGGGTTTCGAAAATGTGCGTGACGTGCCGAGTTGGAAGCGGtgaaagtgtttgttttttgttctcgAAAACTCCCGACCGACTGTTCAGAATCtgttcagcaaatctatttgaAACTATTAAGGGAGAATCTGTCTGAAATCGGTTTTAATGGTTGTGGTGTTGTGCTGTCTCTGCAAGGGACTAAAGAGTTTTACTGCTGAATCTGTACGCTTCGTCATGTCATCTCTGAAAATTGCTTTTAAATTGCCGGGTTTACACATTTTGTCCTCTCTGCTAGAACATCTGCATTTATCCAATGGTTGTTTTAAATGGCTTGGTAGTACGATATTTACCCCTGTGTGCAACGTTATCATCAGCCAACGTCCTTGTAATGAACCAACCAAAGTATTTCGATTTGAATGTTTCAGTGATGCAACTGTTGTTTACTCGTACAGTAATTTGTGTATAAAAGATGTTTAAAAATATCACAGTGATTTTTTGGGGTCTGGGATTGTGTGTGCCCATAGTGAATGCCCCCAcatccctctaccccccccaacAACCTTACCCCCACCACCAACTCTACCCCCTCAGACTGACCTTGGAGCCGTACAGGTACTGGGGCTGCGCGTTGGGCGGCTTGTCCCTCTGGAACTCCTGGGAGAAGGGAAGCACAGTGCGGACAAAcctgaagggaggaaggaggagaggagtgtatagagagagatagagagatagagagagtatcatagaaagagagaatgaaaggtcgagggacagcaagagagaaaagagtgtgacagagcgagagagagagagagagagagagagagagagagagagagagagagagagagagagagagagagagagagagagagagagagcattacaGATAGACTGCTTATTCATGCTAATTGGGATCATTGCCATGGATCTTCATTAATACGACCCCAGGTACCTGAACTCCAGTAATAACTGCAGCAAGAAAGCTACAACAGCTCAGCAGCGAAAACACAAAAACTGTCTCTAAGAGAGCTGTCTTTTGGGAAGGTGGTCATGTCAAACCTTTTGTTCAaaaagctctctctctatccctctccccctctctctccctctccctccctctccctccctccctctctctccctccctccccctctctctccctctctctccctctctctccctccccctctctctccctctctctctctctctctctccctctccctctccctctctctccctctctctccctccctccctccctctggggaGCTATGATGTCTCAGCCAGACACACAAAAGGTTACATTCGTTTTCACTTCTACTTTTCATTGCTGCATTATTCATACAGGGCAGTGTTGAATGATCCCTTTGAGGTAGATGGATGTTGGGGCTGGGTGTAGCTCAGAggcagagcatttgactgcatgtaaagaagcccccctcccccctgctaaACGAGCCTTGAGATGAAACCCCAGCGATATGAATACCTTACGAAAACACAAACGTCACCAGATAAGCTACATTATATAACGTATTCATTCAGCAcctgcttttatccaaagcacgCTCACAgaacgcgggggggggggggtaccaaaACCCACGACCTCTGGCTCTGCAGTAAAAGGCTCTTACCGctaagcaccccccccccccccccccccaacctaccGGTTGGTGGAGCCGTTGTAGCAGTAGTTGGGCAGGAAGTCGTAGTTGAGCTCCCAGAAGACGTGCAGCGTGATGCGGCCGTAGGGGGCCGACACGTTGTGGTTGGCCTCGCGGAACATGGCGTCCATGCTGTCGAGGGTCAGGAAGCGGCTGAGGAGCTTGTGGGTCATGCGGTTGATGTCCAGGAGACCCTCCagttcctggggggggggggggagagaaaaggttCAGTGGAAGGTTCACGGCAGACGCGTGTTACATCCACACTTTGCCCCCACGGGAACACACGCTAGCTgacaggcagagggggggggttagggttaggggggttCCTACCATGATGGAGGTGAGGTCCTCGCTCTCGAAGCGGTTGATTGCCAGCTCCAGGGACTTGTAGAGGGCAGCAGACACCCTCTGGGTGATCAGCCTGTTCAGGTCGATGGAGCGGCCCAGGAGCTGCGgacaacgacacacacaccaggtacacacacacaccaggtacacacacacacacagacgcgctGAATGAAGATTTGAAGGACTGAAATagataaatgtgttttattttgatgtttgtgtttatatgtgtgtgcgaCCAGAACCAGGGGGGGCAGCTACCTGGACGTGGCGTTGCTTTAGCAGGGTCTCATAGCGGTTGGAGGGGGGCCAGGGGATGTTAGCTCCCTGGTTCTTACAGTCAGCCCTCAGACGCTTGTCCAGCAGCaagctggtgggggggggggggggggggggggggggggttagggttattcAATCAATTCACTTTATTGATCCAGAGGTCgcttcatccctcctctccaaaCAAGTCACCTCATCTTTTTCATCAACACATAAGGACCATACGCACCTTCCAGCTAGGATCTTGTAGTAGGCAAATATCTGATCAGCCAGCTTGTAGACAAACTGATCGAAGCACAGGTTGACCTGGAAGAGTGAAGAGCGTAATGTTTTGCTGCTGTGGTCAtgtgcctctcttcctctccccctcccccctccctctcactctctcaccctctctctcaccctctctctcaccctctctcactctctctcatcctctctcactctctctctctctcactctctcactctcactctctcactctctcactctctcactctctcactctctcactctctcactcacaccccCAAAAAAAGTACAGTACTGGGAGGGATTTACCTCGGCTTCGATCTCGTCGTAGAGGAACTGCTTCTTGAACTTGGTCAGGGCGTAGTGGGCGCTGTCGTTGTACAGGTCCAGAGGATACAGCACATACCTGAGGGGGGGACGATACGGACCCGACGACATTCAGTTGCTAGTCACATGACTGGTGGAGATGTGgattgagtgagtgaatgaggcGGTGTGCGAGTGTGCGTGGTCCTCACTCCATCATGGAGGCCTCCTTGGTGTCCAGGATGTGGTCGGTGAGGATCCAGGGCATGGACATCTCGATGGGGAACTGGATCCTGCGGCCCATGGTGAGCTCCAGGAAGAACTCCCTGAACCACAGCTGGGACAGGTCACAGCACTGCTGCAGGGtctctggagagggggggggaggaggtcagaGCCTGGAGCGTTAGACTGCGGATCGAGAGGTCACGGGTTCAAATCCCCGgcagtcggggggggggggggggggggggggggctaggtggAGTTCCGGGGGGGCGGGGTCTTACCACTGAAGTTGAGCAGGTGGGTGTAGAAGAAGGACTCCCGGTGGAACTTCTCGATGTCCAGGATGGTGGGACCCTCCAGCCCGCTACGCAGGGTCTTCTTGGAGCCGCTCTTGTCCGCGATGAGGGACTCCAGCATGGTCCTGACCATGTACAGCtgttgggaggaggagaggagaggggaggggaggggaggagaggggagaaaaagcagggagaggagagggaaggagaggagagaaaaaaaagaaaaaaggcgaTGATACACAACAATAGCAGCAGTAAAAGACCACTGATCCTTTTTTGACAGTAATGAGTAGCCTCATAGCCGGATAGCACATcagc
Above is a genomic segment from Hypomesus transpacificus isolate Combined female chromosome 16, fHypTra1, whole genome shotgun sequence containing:
- the nipa2 gene encoding magnesium transporter NIPA2 isoform X2 — protein: MGQDRGKYDFYIGLGLAISSSIFIGGSFILKKKGLLRLARKGSMRAGQGGHAYLKEWLWWAGLLSMGAGEAANFAAYAFAPATLVTPLGALSVLVSAVLSSYFLSERLNLHGKLGCLLSILGSTAMVIHAPQEEEISRLEHMAQKLVDPGFVVFATLVIIVALIFIFVVGPRHGQTNIMVYITICSVIGALSVSCVKGLGIAIKEAIAGVSVVGNPLFWILLLALVACVSTQINYLNKALDIFNTSLVTPIYYVFFTTSVLTCSAILFKEWEHMGTADVIGTLGGFLTIIVGIFLLHAFKDVNVSLSSLAVSMRKDDKGTPAGGAPNGLASHSPYELLLRSDSTEDMEDREVGLPFDSLSRRNGVMTSS
- the nipa2 gene encoding magnesium transporter NIPA2 isoform X1; this encodes MFMMESAMEEDGYTNINATCRNGSWVGDNCSSGQQLRCLVINVTDSTNTSSFTMGQDRGKYDFYIGLGLAISSSIFIGGSFILKKKGLLRLARKGSMRAGQGGHAYLKEWLWWAGLLSMGAGEAANFAAYAFAPATLVTPLGALSVLVSAVLSSYFLSERLNLHGKLGCLLSILGSTAMVIHAPQEEEISRLEHMAQKLVDPGFVVFATLVIIVALIFIFVVGPRHGQTNIMVYITICSVIGALSVSCVKGLGIAIKEAIAGVSVVGNPLFWILLLALVACVSTQINYLNKALDIFNTSLVTPIYYVFFTTSVLTCSAILFKEWEHMGTADVIGTLGGFLTIIVGIFLLHAFKDVNVSLSSLAVSMRKDDKGTPAGGAPNGLASHSPYELLLRSDSTEDMEDREVGLPFDSLSRRNGVMTSS
- the cyfip1 gene encoding cytoplasmic FMR1-interacting protein 1 homolog, with translation MASTVTLEDALSNVDLLEELPLPDQQPCIEPLPSSLVYQPNFNTNFEDRNAFVTGIARYIEQATVHSSMNEMLEEGQEYAVMLYTWRSCSRAIPQVKCNEQPNRVEIYEKTVEVLEPEVTKLMNFMYFQRTAIDRFCGEMRRLCHAERRKDFVSEAYLLTLGKFINMFAVLDELKNMKCSVKNDHSAYKRAAQFLRKMSEPSSIQESQNLSMFLANHNKITQSLQQQLEVINGYDELLADIVNLCVEYYENKMYLTPNEKHTLLKVMGFGLYLIDGNNSNIYKLDAKKRLNLTKIDKFFKQLQVVPLFGDMQIELSRYIKTSAHFEENKSRWSCTSTGSSPQYNICEQMIQIREDHMRFISELARYSNSEVVTGSGRQEAQKTDSEYRKLFDLALQGVQLLSQWSAHVMEVYSWKLVHPTDKYSNKDCPDNAEEYERATRYNYTSEEKFALVEVMAMIKGLQVLMGRMESVFNHAIRHTIYSALQDFAQLTLRDPLRQAIKKKKNVIQSVLQAIRKTICDWEAGREPHNDPALRGEKDPKGGFDIKVPRRAVGPSSTQLYMVRTMLESLIADKSGSKKTLRSGLEGPTILDIEKFHRESFFYTHLLNFSETLQQCCDLSQLWFREFFLELTMGRRIQFPIEMSMPWILTDHILDTKEASMMEYVLYPLDLYNDSAHYALTKFKKQFLYDEIEAEVNLCFDQFVYKLADQIFAYYKILAGSLLLDKRLRADCKNQGANIPWPPSNRYETLLKQRHVQLLGRSIDLNRLITQRVSAALYKSLELAINRFESEDLTSIMELEGLLDINRMTHKLLSRFLTLDSMDAMFREANHNVSAPYGRITLHVFWELNYDFLPNYCYNGSTNRFVRTVLPFSQEFQRDKPPNAQPQYLYGSKALNLAYSSVFGYYRNFVGPPHIKAMCRLLGYQGIAVVMEELLKVVKSLLQGTIMQYVKTLMEVMPKICRLPRHEYGSPGILEFFHHQLKDIVEYAELKTVCFQNLREVGNALLFCLLSEQSLSQEEVCDLLHAAPFQNILPRVHVKEGERLDAKMKRLEAKYTALHLVPLIERLGTPQQIAIAREGDLLTKERLCCGLSMFEVILTRVRGFLDDPIWRGPLPSNGVMHVDECVEFHRLWSAMQFVYCIPVGAHEFTVEQCFGDGLHWAGCMIIALLGQQRRFDILDFSYHLLKVQKHDGKDEIIKSVPLKKMVDRIRKFQILNDEIFAILNKYLKSGDGENMPVEHVRCFQPPIHQSLASN
- the LOC124478538 gene encoding fibronectin type III domain-containing protein 9, yielding MTISVHNISTTSARVSWPAAPGCLDTFYSVMYHPNWNSLLMGYTRKSFLREERVPVTQTSASLLHLAPQTTYILCVTCQAANPLRDQCQVFSTPREGGGQRQDGSGWEMAMGVWMASSLLLLVIAGVLLWGCLHSICPFPSQASGEGYPCSSSALPQGAQGSPGCLYTPSSSEEDDSKQVTVLGNPLHSVPTPGHGHARGHELRTLSPQTEGQPV